A part of Xenopus tropicalis strain Nigerian chromosome 4, UCB_Xtro_10.0, whole genome shotgun sequence genomic DNA contains:
- the wasll gene encoding neural Wiskott-Aldrich syndrome protein: MALFNVLGSVFQVPETRAQNVSIYYSPKESFKGRLLRRKLSKSDIGSPSNFKHLAHVGWPSGTNLDERTDADLKKLFKLAGIKEEHLKDQEMSRKIFAVIEKKGGMEAVRKETLRMAQREMPDSRYKYRSRSSTNQTPPKRQNSFPVTSHHAAKIPVTTLPSSPFSYIASLHRMPSAQPSPLGDFPSLSPIPSPPLLLGDFSPVPTPAQNKISPQTSIEIKTSLTDVSARPAIPPRPPTLLSAKDSPLIPLPLPSLPASVHKSSSELSFPCQPQSPASCQHNDIQHASVPPPPPPIPPFLKKESPEKACLVLPSCPVEELHNSPLKCMMQTEKEIHRGKEKLRDPSLFLEQIRQGVQLKSISRPSKIESSQNSTIVSALMDVIQKRHKALHGSDDETDDDEWED; the protein is encoded by the exons ATGGCTCTGTTTAATGTGCTGG GTTCTGTGTTCCAGGTGCCAGAGACTCGAGCGCAGAATGTCTCCATTTATTATTCTCCAAAGGAAAGCTTCAAGGGCAGGCTCCTGAGGAGAAAGCTCAGCAAGTCTGATATTGGTTCTCCCAGCAATTTTAA ACACCTGGCCCATGTGGGATGGCCTTCTGGGACCAATTTGGAT GAAAGAACTGATGCAGACTTGAAGAAGCTGTTTAAGCTGGCAGGGATAAAAGAGGAGCATCTGAAAGACCAGGAGATGTCCCGCAAGATATTTGCAGTTATAGAGAAGAAGGGTGGCATGGAAGCTGTGAGGAAGGAAACTCTTAGGATGG CCCAGAGGGAAATGCCAGATTCTCGCTATAAATACCGCTCCCGGTCATCTACCAACCAGACTCCACCCAAGAGACAGAATAGCTTTCCTGTTACCTCTCACCATGCAGCTAAAATACCAGTTACTACATTGCCTTCATCTCCATTTAGTTACATTGCTTCTCTCCATAGAATGCCATCTGCTCAACCATCTCCTCTCGGCGATTTCCCATCACTGAGTCCCATACCTTCTCCCCCTCTGCTGTTAGGTGATTTCTCTCCTGTACCTACTCCAGCTCAAAACAAAATCTCTCCCCAAACAAGCATTGAAATAAAAACTTCCCTAACTGATGTATCGGCTCGCCCAGCTATTCCTCCTCGGCCACCTACTCTACTTTCTGCTAAAGATTCTCCCTTAATTCCTCTGCCTCTACCTTCTCTCCCTGCCTCTGTCCATAAATCTTCTTCTGAGTTGTCTTTTCCATGTCAGCCCCAGTCTCCAGCATCATGCCAACACAATGACATACAACATGCTAGTGTGCCCCCACCTCCACCCCCTATTCCTCCTTTTTTGAAGAAAGAGTCTCCTGAAAAAGCGTGCCTGGTCCTTCCATCTTGTCCTGTCGAGGAACTACACAACTCCCCATTAAAGTGCATGATGCAGACTGAGAAAGAAATACATAGAGGAAAAGAGAAGCTAAGGGATCCATCTCTCTTCCTGGAGCAGATCAGACAGGGTGTACAGCTTAAATCT ATTTCACGGCCCTCAAAAATAGAATCTTCTCAGAACTCCACAATTGTGTCGGCACTAATGGACGTTATACAGAAAAGGCACAAAGCGCTGCATGGCTCTG
- the LOC101734421 gene encoding protein shisa-4 encodes MSSAESHTHLTLSDTRLRMQLLKLTATSLLLLCLIPLPAVLADSCAPYIGSDWRYHPKQDCLLSFCAGECLQRYCSIFPGTQLDQSQILCIINNFWMVLGFGILVGLSIIGGIISCLCKWYWLVSQRSSHTNTNVAVTNVIPQQPVMPLTGYQPVATQNMHVGYAAKNPPAYPGHENQTFMEYS; translated from the exons ATGAGCAGCGCAGAGTCGCACACGCATCTCACACTCAGCGATACGCGACTCAGGATGCAGCTCCTGAAATTAACAGCGACTTCCCTCCTCCTCCTGTGCCTGATTCCTCTGCCTGCAG TGCTGGCAGACAGCTGCGCACCCTACATCGGTTCCGATTGGCGTTACCACCCAAAACAAGATTGTCTGCTGAGCTTTTGTGCAGGAGAATGTCTACAAAGGTATTGCAGTATCTTCCCTGGGACCCAGCTTGACCAGTCCCAGATTCTGTGCATTATAAACAA TTTTTGGATGGTTCTTGGATTCGGCATCCTTGTAGGCCTCTCAATCATAGGTGGAATTATCTCTTGCCTCTGCAAATGGTATTGGCTTGTCTCCCAAC GCTCCAGTCATACCAACACCAATGTGGCAGTGACCAATGTCATTCCCCAGCAGCCAGTGATGCCCCTTACAGGATACCAACCAGTTGCAACCCAGAATATGCATGTTGGTTATGCAGCTAAAAACCCGCCAGCTTACCCAG GGCATGAAAATCAAACTTTTATGGAGTACTCTTAA